In the genome of SAR324 cluster bacterium, the window GTACCAGTTCCTCGATGACCTGTTTGGATGTGGTGATCGGCATTGTGCCCTCAATACCTCAATGATCCAGCAGAAGGTACAAATCGTCTAACAAAACTTTCGCCTGCTGTGGAGTAGGAGGGGTCTTGTCTAAACCGAGGACTAATCCCGCCCTCGTCAAAAAATCTTCGTACTCTTCTTTGCTCAGTGGCATTGGCTACCCACAGATCATTTGCACCTGCATTACGGTCAGTACTAACTCTCCGCAGTCAGTTCTGCTGCGTTCAAATTAAGTTTAAAACGTAGCAGGACTAAAACCAGTTATTATGTTTTACAAAACATAATAATCTGTTCTTGATGGATGCTTGATACAGTTTGGTCGTTCGTTAAGTGATTAGATAACACTGCTTGAATGTATAGTTTTGACCTTGGTACACATTAACCTTATTTTGATGAACATTGGTTCAAATTAGGTATCAAAAGACAATGGGAAGCTATTGGAAAGAAGCCCAAGGTTGGATCTCTTAAAATTCTAGCACTTAAAGCAAAGGTTTAATCATGTATATGGAAGCAACTGTTAATGTTTGTGATGGATATCAAAAAACCCTACCATCACCTGAGAAAGGAGCCGTTCTGCTCAAGGATAATGGCTCCGGTTGTTGGGAGATTGTTTCTCAGGTTTGCAGCGATTATGTGCAAACACATGGAATCAAGCCATTAACAAAAGAAAAGTGCAGGATGATGATTGAGGCCAAAGGTGGTTTCCTTTCAGCTTAAAAATGAAAGACCAATATTTGCTGGTGTAGCGAGCGTAGAAAAATAACAGATCGCGTGCGCGGCTAATTAGGTGATGGGTATCAAGTATTGGGAGAATCATTCAAGTGCGCACGTGTACAATATACAGGGTGGCATTACTTGTATGTGAACCAATTAGCATCCCCAATGTATACTTTGGTCAAAAGTGAACATTGGACTGCTGAGATCAACAACCTTGCCCAACCTCGCGCATGAGCAGGTCGCAGGTGATAGCGTTAACCTTGACGATGAAACAGTGATTCTCCCGATGTGCTGAAGATCCCACTGACCTGCCTCTCCGGTTCTGCTGGGTTGGGTTTTGATTTCTTGCGTTCCTGCAGGAATGTCGTATCCATCCGCATCTGTTGAGCAGGGACACTCACAATGAAATCCTGCGTCAGAAAAGCTTTTGAAAGAATTGTTTCAAACGCCTGGCGGACAGATTTCATCAATTTTTCTGAGAGTATCTGCATCTAAGTCCTGGTCAGCTGCTACTACATTCAGTCTTGCCTGCTCAGGTGATTTCATCCCTGGAATGGGGCAGGTGACCGCCGGATTGGCTAAGACAAACTGCAGCGCCAAGTCAAGCATGCTTTTCTCTGGGGTCACGAATTGTCGGAGTTGACTGACTCGACCAAGTTCTTTCAAGAATTTTTCATGTTGATCCCCACCCAGATTCCATTTCAGCCGTACAGAATCCGTAAAGCGAGTGTCTGCAGAGAATTTATCCACGAGCAAACCCTGAGCGATTGGGCCCCGTAATAGCACACCGATATTGTTCTCCAAGCAGTAAGGCAGGATGTCCTTTTCTGCGCTCCGGCTTAAAACAGAGTAGTTGATCTGACAAGCCGCACAGTTACCATCCACATTGATCACTTTGAGAGAAGACATGTCATTAGTGGAAATCGCGTAATGGCGAATCTTCCCCTGTTGCTTTAATAGTTCGAAAGCTTCTACAAAAATTTCAGGATTTTCTGGAGTGCCCACATGACATTGATAGAGATCGATGTAGTCTGTTCCCAGCCGATATAAACTGGCGTGGCAACAATTTATAATGCTGTGAATGCTTTTCAAGCCAACAGGGTCACCGATTCTTCGGCCCCAATTCCCAACCTTTGTGGCAATAAAGACCTTATCACGCTTGTTCTTCAATGCCTTGCCAGTGTAGAACTCACTTTGACCAAGTCCATAGGAATCCGCGGTATCAAATAGATTAACACCTGCATCAAAGGCAGCATCAACCGTCTGGATGGCCTGGTTTTCCTCTATCGGACCCCATTGGCCGCCGATGCCCCAACAACCCATGGAAATAACACTTACTTCAAAGCCCGTCTTTCCAAGAATTCTGTATTTCATGTCTCCTACCTATATTTAATAATTATAAAGAAATCTAACTAGTAGAAGTTAAAAATGAGTTTTTTATGGAAATAAAAGTTGTGGATGTACAGTCTCATGTTTTTCCAAAAGACTATGCTGAGTTACTCTGTAAAAGTAAATCCAAAGTAAGGGGCACAAAGATTACAGAAAATAAATACGCAGTCGATTATTTTAATGGCATGTATACGTTCTACATAGATTTGGAAAAATATGAACCCAGCTTGATCCTTGAAAAAATGG includes:
- a CDS encoding aldo/keto reductase, yielding MKYRILGKTGFEVSVISMGCWGIGGQWGPIEENQAIQTVDAAFDAGVNLFDTADSYGLGQSEFYTGKALKNKRDKVFIATKVGNWGRRIGDPVGLKSIHSIINCCHASLYRLGTDYIDLYQCHVGTPENPEIFVEAFELLKQQGKIRHYAISTNDMSSLKVINVDGNCAACQINYSVLSRSAEKDILPYCLENNIGVLLRGPIAQGLLVDKFSADTRFTDSVRLKWNLGGDQHEKFLKELGRVSQLRQFVTPEKSMLDLALQFVLANPAVTCPIPGMKSPEQARLNVVAADQDLDADTLRKIDEICPPGV